From the Halococcus agarilyticus genome, the window GGTGCCGGTCTCGCCGTCGTACTCGCTGTGCTCGTCGTGAAGGAGAACGCTGTCGTCTTCCTCGAAGCTCATGGCTCCGCTACCGCTCGGTCGGATAAAAGCGGCGTGGATTCGGTCGGGGTGGCGTCGCCGGCTGAACGCTTATGTCAGAGGCCGACGAACCCGGCCCATGATTTCGCTCTCACGCTGCTCGTCGGCCCCGTCGCTGGCGTCGCCGAACCGTCGCGGCCAGCGGCACGCACCGCGTCGCTCCGACGGCGGACGATGACCTTCGACGACCTCTGGTATCTCGCCGACGAGGCCGACCAGCGCGCGGAACGGGCCTACCACGACCTCCTCGACGAGCGCGATCCGGTGCTGGAGACCACCCACCATCGCCGGGTGTCGCGACGACGATTTCGCACGCTCGCCGAGCGGATCCGCGAGAACGGCGCGCCGTACGGGGCCCACACCATCGTCTATCGTTCGTCGGGCGACCTCCTGCTGTGTCGTCACGACGGCGTCGGGCTGTGGGTGCTTCCCGGTGGTGAGGCCGACGGCGACGAGGGGTTCCGGACGGCCGCCGAGCGCGAACTCGCCGAGGAGGCCGGGATCGACGCGCGCTACGACGGCCTCGCCATCGCCACGCGGGTCGAGCTCCGGTGTGACGACCACGCGACGTGGGGCGTGCTCCCGATCTTCGCCGCCGCGGCCGAGACCACCACGACCACGGTGTGCGATCCCGACGGTGAGATCTCGGCCGCCGAGTGGTTCACCGACCTCCCCGACGACACCCGCGACCGCGAGGACCTGATCGCGTGGCGCGAGCGGGCGCTGTGAGGAACGCCACCGATCGCGGATCGTGACGACGGTGTGCTCGATCGACCGAATACTCCTTCGACCGTCGATCGTTGTTGGAACACAAGACATATATCAAAATCAGACGAGGATCGGACCGAATGAGAGAGCTCCGCCGGCGCGACGCGCTCACCGTGTTCG encodes:
- a CDS encoding NUDIX domain-containing protein codes for the protein MTFDDLWYLADEADQRAERAYHDLLDERDPVLETTHHRRVSRRRFRTLAERIRENGAPYGAHTIVYRSSGDLLLCRHDGVGLWVLPGGEADGDEGFRTAAERELAEEAGIDARYDGLAIATRVELRCDDHATWGVLPIFAAAAETTTTTVCDPDGEISAAEWFTDLPDDTRDREDLIAWRERAL